The DNA sequence TTATAATAAAGACCTCTCTAAACCCATTTTCACTAATATACCAAGAACAACTCCATGGACTCTCACTACTTTGATCGCACTGCATTCCACCAGAATGACTTCATTGAAACTCCCTCAGACAACCTTGGCGATTGCGTCGCTTTGACAACCACTACACCGTAACCATTTGATAGCAAACACACCACAACAATTCTCAAATAACAATGCCGTGAAAGCGCCCTCGAGCGGGAGAGCAAATCAATTAGGAATTGTTTAAACATTCGAAACTCCCTCATAAAACAACATCAATTTGCAAGATTCAAAATAAGTAACTCATTCACCAAGAAAAAAGTGTGCAATGTATATGGCATAGTGAATGCGACTAAACTCCACAAATTTCCAAAACATGTGATTACATGTGCCGCACAAAGTTGAAAGAAAAGATGAACGAAATCTTGAAGATTAGGAGAGAGAATAAGAGAGCGGTTAGTCGTATTTCAggcttaattattattataatctctcaatttaaaagagatgaacctatatcaaaaaaataatttaaaacagctCGTGCTTTGCCCAGGTTAAGAAAAGCTAGTTTCATATAGTTATAGGTGAGATTAGAAAGAAATCGAAAGACATTCTCAATTCAAACTACAAGGGAGGTAAACTTGCACATATCCAACAGATACTATAAACCACAACTCAGAGGTAGCAAAAACTACACTCAACAAGGTTTTATTACATTAAATCTCCTCTGGCTCTATTCAATAATTCCCATAATTTAAGGGTGTACGGTCACAAGTAACTATGATAGCACTGCCATTATATCAGATTCCCTTAGAGCTATGTAATCCGATCCATCAGGGCCTTTAAAGTCGTTTCCAGCATATTTGGAGTACATTACGGTGTTTCCTGCGGAAAGGGCAAGTGCTTTTCTCTTTCCTTCCTCATCTAGAGATCCAGGTCCAACAGCAATCACCTGTCATTTACACGGTGTGGCCAAGAAGCATTGTTAAGTCAAGACATACACACCGAACAGAATTTTATGACATACCACTTTTCACGGTTCCTGTTCCAAGAAATCGTTGACCAACTTCTAATGCAAATGGAAAGCATGATTAAGGGTAGGTGCTACTTACAGTTCCAATTGATGGCTTGTCCTTGCTTGCCTCAGTTAGCAACAGGCCTCCAGCTGTTTTCTCTTCAGCCTCAGCAACCTGGTTTTCAATGCAACAAGAGAGAGAAACGACATTAAACATCATACATATCATTTATCAAAATCGTGACTGATTAAATACATGCCATGAATTACAAACCTCTATAGCAATATACCTTCTTCATTTCACAGAGTTCAACAAACTAAGATTTTGTTTGGAAGAAGAGTCTTTATagtttgattaataataaaccAGGGATTCTTGCTTACAGTTCTTCTCTTTCAAATTCAGGATACAAGTGCATATAAGTTGTTAACATATGGAAACTTATATCCACACTTCCACAAATTAAAACCCATTCTAACTCTTCTAAACAAAATCAGTGTATATCTGAAATTCAACAAAGCTAAGATAGAATTAAGTCTTGATGAAGAGTCACCATGAAAATATGTATCTAGCCTGCTTTTGAAATTCTTGGTGCAATTGAATTTAGTTTctttaaaataaacataatagCATCAGCTTTCAAAGACAGATACTTATATTACAGTATCAGTGTGGAGATGGGGGAGGACAAACCTTAATGAGGACTCTGTCATTTAGCGGCTTCAAAtctttgacatcatcagtatcaAGAATACCAACAATATCATCCTCCTTCAAAATAAGATGATTGGATCCGTTGAACTCCACTTCAGTTCCAGCATACTTGGAATACACAACTTGGGTACCAGTCTATATGCCAAGAACATTCAGTAAGCAACTACACTGACAGATAACAACGATAAAATGTCTAGCTAAACACTCACCTTCACAGACACAGCAACTTTGTTAGGTCCAACAGTCCTACCCTCTCCAATGGCAACAACCTGACCTCCTTGAGGTTTTGATTGTGCTGATGATGGCAGTAAGATGCCACCAGTGGTCTTCTCCTCGACAGTCTTGATCTTAATAAGGACTCTATCACCCAACGGCTTAAGTGAAGTGTACTGGCATGTTGCAAACACATCAGTACAAGGTTGAATAAATTTAACACAAATAAATGACTACAATCAAGTATATAGTCTGGAAACAGAATAAGTATCTGAAGACAGAAGTTAAAAAAACTGGATACGAGACTGGGAGAGGACGGAAAGTTGCAGTTTCATTAATTTACAGGCTTATATTGCACATAATTTTGCCGCAATTCTCCAAGAgaacaaaatttaaaacaaaacttATAGCTAGAACAGGGGACGTCACTTAGAAGATACTCAAATGTACATATTTGTACATCACACTGGTGATGACAACCTAATTCAGTTTAACAAACAATGGGTGTGTTTGGCAACagcttttttaaaaaaatacacccccttatttcttttccaaaaagtaaattttttctTGTAGTTTTATTGAACGTAAATGTTAAAAAGGTGTTTCATATTcattatttgagaaaaaaaataagggcTTATTTCAGAAAAGAGTACAGTCTGATGTACTTTTCTCCAGAAATAAgctcttatttctgaaaaataagttcAGCCAAACAACCTCAATAAAAGCATAGATGAAACATGAATACAAGATCAATAAAagtctattaaaaaaatattaaaaataaaaatttgaactcAAACTTTTAATAAGCCAGCtctaagcaaaaaaaaaaaaaaaaaaagataagacAGAGAGATGCTCCTGGTCATTTAACAAGAAAATTACCAACATTCAGTAACAAAGACTCAAAAGTAGAGATAAAGCAACACATGGTCAAATTCAGAAACATAGCACGGTAACAAGTGACAAGAGCTTATCAGCCACCTCTTACAAATTACACCCCCTATACTTGACactaaaagatataaaaaaacaaataactgACCACGACTGGAATACACAAGTTTCAAACACGTAACAATAGAAAAAAAACTGAGAACAACCATTTTTCTTCACACTAGAgaaaatatactataaaaatttaacaaatgagTGCCCTCAAAATCCACTgacattttacaaaattttgcaTAAATTCTCCAAGAAAACAACATATTGAAaaaacaagaaatgtaacatAAGTGCATAAGATTATAGAATCCATACATAACATCCACCACATAAAGATACGTAAACTTCAAAACGAAATCACTACTCCAAACACAAAAgctaacaaaatatataaccaCGACTAATAAGTCTATAAGTTGGTACTACCACAACTAGTAAGTTAACAATTTGATGCTGGAATCGCAACAAGTAACTTATGAATCCAGGAACACTGAAGATTACAGCAACTAAAACGCAAACTATCAAAATTCGCAATTATAATTAGCAACGAAAACGCCAAAACAATACAAAACAGTtggaataaattaaaaaagacgAAATAACTAAAATTGAAAAGACCTTAGGAGCAACAACAGTAGCAGCTTTGACACTGAGTCCACGGAAAGACCTCAGACTCAATCCACCTCCGAATTGTCCGAAATGTGAAACCGAAGAAGGTTTAAAGGTTCCTTCAACAGTTGAAGGAAACAACAAACTCCTACCGGTGAATGAAGTTGTTGTCATTTGAGATGCTGCCATTTCTGCTCAATTTCAACaacaatttaacaaaaaacaCTGGTAGAttgatatacacacatataagctgattgaagagagagagagagggagggaggaagggggagagagggagggaggccgggagagagagagattacctGAAGTTAGGGAGAGAGCACCAGAAGAAATGAATTGAAGTTTTGTTGAAATGAAATGATAGGAGAGGATAACAAAACCCTAGAAATAGAAGAGAAGCGAAGATAATAAAGGGGCCGGAGGGTTCTAGAAACTTGTAGCTTGGGCTAGCACGCAAACTGTGTATTGTGCCACTAATTAACTAGAGTGTGTCTGCATACTTAAGCTTACAATGGACTGCTGTAATACCTTCGTACATTGGGCTTTAGAAATTACGGGCTtcgtttcttcttcttctggtaTCTTTGGTTGCCGTTGTACATTTGggctttaaaaattttcattttttctttgTATTTTTTATCTCTTTTGAACAATGTATTATTACTACACTCAGGGTTTGCAGTTTTGATGGTCGACCTCCAAAATCAGGATTCTAACCGTCACTTCTCCGCTTTTCACCTTCATTTTTATAGTAATCATCTTCGCTCTTCCATATTCTCTTCTATTTTGTTAGTTTATTAATAAGATCTAACCTTTTTTGGGTGAGTTCTTGGCAAGTATCTTGTCATCAAGGTCGTGCCCATTCTTTtgggatgtttgtgtttgttttaatatttttgtgtgttttgttaTGTGTTTCGGAAACGTTTCTAATAAcgacttatatgatattttgggtGATCTGTAATGTTTGTATCAAATATGGCACAGTGGTAAATATCGTAAGAGCTCAACTTTCACGACATaaaattgttcatgttttggggtCATTATTTGATCCAATATCAGTTGATATAACTCATAATTCTGAACTTTTGGTTACAGATGTTGCTGCTTATTTaaaggtcaattgcgatgctaTTGTGTTCAcaactgatgtaggttggattgttcgagatttgattgtaatactttttg is a window from the Daucus carota subsp. sativus chromosome 8, DH1 v3.0, whole genome shotgun sequence genome containing:
- the LOC108200021 gene encoding 20 kDa chaperonin, chloroplastic, which codes for MAASQMTTTSFTGRSLLFPSTVEGTFKPSSVSHFGQFGGGLSLRSFRGLSVKAATVVAPKYTSLKPLGDRVLIKIKTVEEKTTGGILLPSSAQSKPQGGQVVAIGEGRTVGPNKVAVSVKTGTQVVYSKYAGTEVEFNGSNHLILKEDDIVGILDTDDVKDLKPLNDRVLIKVAEAEEKTAGGLLLTEASKDKPSIGTVIAVGPGSLDEEGKRKALALSAGNTVMYSKYAGNDFKGPDGSDYIALRESDIMAVLS